One Candidatus Cloacimonadota bacterium DNA window includes the following coding sequences:
- a CDS encoding zinc-binding dehydrogenase → MKSGGNRYGTHRVIEPKGVLPQPARVLNNDMTEIWDNEMKIDVIRLNIDSASFHQIKTKLEKQGYTDLEKVFADHVIDLTNRTGKHKNEDTGSGGMLIGRVAEIGPLFEMKDKVEVGDKVATLVSLSLTPLKVRRVKKVYLDKDQVDIEGEAILFSSGVYAKLPSDMDENLALSVLDVAGAPAQVERLVKPGDSVVIIGAHGKSGVLCNAIAKEKAGSSGTVIGVVRKESYIPICKETGCDQIVIADATDALAIHQGVSDLTGGKMADVVINCVNIEDTEMSSILACKDRGIVYFFSMATSFTKAALGAEGIGADIDMILGNGYAHNHAKMSLDLLNRNPVLMRIFKERYCD, encoded by the coding sequence ATGAAATCAGGTGGCAACAGATATGGAACTCACAGAGTAATAGAGCCAAAAGGAGTTTTACCACAACCGGCAAGAGTGCTGAATAATGACATGACAGAGATCTGGGATAATGAAATGAAGATTGATGTTATCAGATTGAATATCGATTCGGCTTCTTTTCACCAGATCAAGACCAAATTGGAGAAACAGGGATATACCGATTTAGAAAAGGTGTTTGCCGATCATGTAATTGATTTAACAAACAGAACCGGCAAGCATAAGAATGAAGATACCGGTTCAGGTGGAATGCTCATAGGTAGAGTAGCTGAGATCGGACCATTGTTTGAGATGAAGGATAAGGTAGAAGTAGGAGATAAAGTAGCAACTCTCGTATCTTTATCATTAACCCCTTTAAAAGTCAGAAGAGTAAAGAAAGTCTATTTAGATAAGGATCAGGTTGATATTGAAGGCGAAGCAATTCTCTTTAGTTCAGGTGTTTATGCGAAGTTACCGTCTGATATGGATGAGAATCTGGCGCTTTCTGTTCTCGATGTAGCCGGAGCACCGGCTCAGGTTGAAAGATTAGTCAAGCCGGGAGACAGTGTAGTTATTATCGGAGCACACGGGAAATCTGGAGTGTTATGTAATGCTATTGCAAAAGAAAAAGCAGGAAGTTCAGGTACGGTGATCGGAGTAGTAAGAAAAGAGTCATATATCCCTATTTGTAAAGAGACAGGTTGTGATCAGATAGTTATAGCCGATGCAACAGATGCTTTGGCTATTCATCAGGGAGTTTCCGATCTAACTGGCGGCAAAATGGCGGATGTTGTGATCAACTGTGTTAATATAGAGGACACAGAGATGAGTTCTATTTTGGCTTGTAAAGACAGAGGGATCGTCTACTTCTTTTCTATGGCAACTTCGTTTACCAAAGCAGCATTAGGTGCGGAAGGAATTGGAGCTGACATTGATATGATCCTTGGCAACGGTTATGCCCATAATCATGCCAAAATGTCTCTGGATCTTTTAAATCGTAACCCCGTTTTGATGAGAATTTTTAAGGAAAGATATTGCGATTAA
- the ablA gene encoding lysine 2,3-aminomutase — MIEKNNEADYKVKIHHTKIKNIKDNVTPQDWNEWHWQLRNRITSFDDLRQYIDLLPEEDAIDQSKNVSFRMAITPYFLSLIDQTNPHDPVRLQAIPRVSEALITDSDMQDPLHEDTDSPVPGLTHRYPDRVLLLITDQCSMYCRHCTRRRKAGEKDAPLPREDVDAAIEYIANNPGIRDVILSGGDPFTLSDERLDEILERLYRIEHVDIIRIGTRTPVVLPQRITDSLINVLKKYQPIWINTHFNHSNEITPESIEAVSKLVDNGFPVSNQSVLLKGVNDNVDVMKNLVHQLVKNRVRPYYIYQCDLSMGIAHFRTPISKGIEIMESLRGHTSGLCVPTYVVDAPGGGGKIPVNPNYIISQAPGKVVLRNFEGFITVYTEPEYIPQDEEKYSGKCPEKHKSTEGVASLFKGEKVSIDPNESQRSKRHR; from the coding sequence ATGATAGAGAAGAATAATGAAGCAGATTATAAAGTAAAAATACATCATACAAAGATAAAAAATATTAAAGATAATGTAACTCCGCAAGATTGGAATGAATGGCATTGGCAATTAAGGAATAGAATTACCTCTTTTGATGACTTAAGGCAATATATTGATCTATTACCGGAGGAAGATGCAATTGACCAGAGCAAGAATGTCTCTTTTCGAATGGCAATAACACCTTACTTTCTCTCTTTGATAGATCAAACTAATCCCCATGATCCTGTCCGATTGCAAGCTATACCGAGAGTTAGTGAGGCATTGATTACAGATTCCGATATGCAAGATCCTTTACATGAAGATACCGACTCACCTGTACCTGGATTAACTCATCGCTATCCTGACCGGGTTTTATTGTTAATAACCGATCAGTGCTCTATGTATTGCCGGCACTGTACAAGACGAAGAAAAGCAGGGGAAAAGGATGCTCCTCTTCCGAGGGAAGATGTTGATGCTGCCATCGAATACATTGCTAACAATCCGGGAATTAGAGATGTTATCCTCAGTGGTGGTGACCCCTTCACTCTATCGGATGAAAGATTAGATGAAATTCTCGAACGGCTTTACCGCATTGAGCATGTTGATATTATTCGCATTGGGACAAGAACACCTGTTGTCTTACCTCAAAGAATAACCGATTCCTTAATTAATGTCTTAAAAAAGTATCAACCGATCTGGATCAATACACATTTTAATCATAGTAACGAGATAACACCGGAGTCAATTGAAGCGGTATCTAAACTTGTCGATAACGGATTTCCCGTAAGTAATCAATCGGTACTGCTCAAAGGGGTTAATGATAACGTCGATGTAATGAAAAACTTAGTCCATCAATTGGTAAAAAACAGAGTCAGACCATATTATATCTACCAATGCGATCTATCTATGGGGATAGCACATTTCCGTACCCCGATCTCCAAAGGGATTGAGATAATGGAGTCATTAAGAGGGCATACTTCCGGTTTATGTGTGCCGACTTATGTAGTTGATGCACCGGGTGGTGGAGGAAAGATTCCGGTCAACCCTAACTATATTATCTCCCAAGCACCCGGAAAGGTAGTCTTGAGAAATTTCGAGGGGTTTATTACAGTTTATACTGAACCGGAATACATTCCCCAAGATGAAGAAAAATATAGCGGGAAATGCCCCGAAAAACACAAATCAACTGAAGGGGTAGCTTCACTCTTTAAAGGCGAGAAGGTATCTATTGATCCAAACGAGTCTCAAAGATCAAAGAGACACCGATAA